One part of the Nymphaea colorata isolate Beijing-Zhang1983 chromosome 8, ASM883128v2, whole genome shotgun sequence genome encodes these proteins:
- the LOC116258292 gene encoding protein PLANT CADMIUM RESISTANCE 3-like yields MYPQGGMKQAAAAASSSSSEKSPYYGEPALGNPTAWQMQYEYDYRSDGDLQPRMVFPTRWSTTLFQCCIDPSNCFLACLCPCVTFGRIAEIVDRGSTSCIAGACLYEAMKILTCCGCLYSAFFRAKLRAQYRLPENPAPDWAVHCVCEPCALTQEYRELQRRGFDPSIGWEENLERQKLKPTLPPVVAPDMMRQQLQNGQAIYTQVEPMTI; encoded by the exons ATGTATCCGCAGGGCGGGATGAAACAGGCAGCTGCCGCCgcatcgtcttcctcttctgaGAAAAGCCCCTATTATGGGGAGCCGGCCCTTGGCAACCCCACCGCCTGGCAGATGCAGTACGAATATGATTACCGTTCTGACGGCGACCTCCAACCTCGCATGGTATTCCCCACCCGGTGGTCGACAACCCTCTTCCAGTGCTGCATCGATCCCTCTAact GCTTCTTAGCATGCTTATGCCCCTGTGTTACATTCGGCCGGATTGCGGAGATAGTCGACAGGGGAAGCACTT CGTGCATTGCGGGCGCGTGCCTGTATGAGGCGATGAAGATCCTGACATGTTGCGGCTGCCTCTACTCTGCCTTCTTCAGGGCGAAGCTGAGGGCCCAATACCGCCTGCCGGAGAACCCCGCTCCCGATTGGGCCGTCCACTGCGTCTGCGAGCCCTGCGCCCTCACCCAGGAGTACAGAGAGCTCCAGCGTCGGGGTTTCGACCCCTCCATAg GTTGGGAGGAAAACTTGGAGAGGCAGAAGCTTAAGCCCACCCTGCCCCCTGTTGTGGCACCGGACATGATGAGACAGCAGCTTCAAAATGGGCAAGCTATATATACGCAGGTGGAACCAATGACAATATAG
- the LOC116258294 gene encoding protein PLANT CADMIUM RESISTANCE 3-like produces MYPTIPESYVKPQTPQPGPFPQHPAGLIPVVVGPPPVQPMPIRSQTPIPWTTGLCDCCDDCNNCCLGCICPCVVFGQIAEIVDKGSSSCATSGALYSLINCFMGMGCLYSCFYRSKMRAHFNLEESPCPDWIVHCCCESCALCQEYRELKNRGFDLEIGWQGNLEKQNSGITMPPSMAVPMHR; encoded by the exons ATGTATCCCACCATCCCGGAGTCCTATGTCAAGCCACAGACCCCGCAACCGGGGCCGTTCCCGCAGCACCCGGCCGGATTGATACCGGTGGTTGTCGGCCCTCCTCCTGTGCAGCCGATGCCCATCCGCTCCCAGACGCCGATTCCATGGACGACTGGCCTCTGCGATTGCTGCGACGACTGCAACAATT GTTGTTTGGGGTGCATCTGCCCCTGCGTGGTCTTCGGGCAGATAGCAGAGATTGTGGATAAAGGGTCAAGCT CGTGTGCCACAAGTGGGGCTCTGTACTCGCTGATCAACTGCTTTATGGGGATGGGGTGCCTCTACTCCTGCTTCTACCGATCCAAGATGAGGGCTCATTTCAACCTGGAGGAGTCGCCATGCCCCGACTGGATCGTCCACTGCTGCTGCGAGTCATGCGCCCTCTGCCAAGAATACAGAGAGCTCAAGAACAGAGGCTTCGACCTGGAGATAG GTTGGCAAGGGAATCTGGAGAAGCAAAATAGCGGAATCACCATGCCTCCATCCATGGCCGTGCCGATGCATCGCTAG
- the LOC116259441 gene encoding cell number regulator 10-like, which translates to MGRPQQQDDPNVKPPAPTSHAAQAPPLYPQEEAPHQYPPAAAPYAAAPRSPCPFPPPQQDPLYQQQPHPHPSPQLGQAHFQPTPFPPEQPAAKPHIPPSPPPQPFPQQPPVTGFIVCPKPPPRHGQWTTGLFDCFEGPNSSLVTLFLPCVTFGQVAEILDNGQTTCATSATMYAAILSVSALPWILSCTYRTKLRAKYGLLESPAPDWLVHCLFEPCAICQEYRELRNRGFDPSIALIWWDDGCKMVCQYDDANATATNGHGSPCESNHESLSLCNTSHRRA; encoded by the exons ATGGGACGTCCCCAGCAGCAAGATGACCCAAATGTAAAGCCTCCAGCGCCAACGTCCCACGCTGCCCAAGCCCCTCCTCTGTACCCCCAGGAAGAAGCGCCCCACCAATACCCACCGGCGGCTGCCCCTTATGCGGCAGCGCCGAGGAGCCCATGCCCCTTCCCTCCGCCGCAGCAGGACCCGCTCTACCAGCAGCAGCCCCACCCACACCCTTCTCCCCAACTCGGCCAAGCCCACTTCCAACCTACGCCTTTCCCGCCGGAACAACCAGCTGCTAAGCCTCACATTCCACCTTCTCCACCACCTCAGCCGTTCCCTCAGCAACCGCCGGTGACAGGCTTCATTGTTTGTCCAAAACCGCCGCCTCGGCATGGTCAATGGACTACGGGCCTCTTCGATTGCTTCGAAGGCCCAAACAGCT CATTAGTTACTCTTTTCTTGCCTTGCGTGACGTTCGGACAAGTAGCAGAGATATTGGACAATGGACAGACCA CCTGTGCCACCAGCGCAACGATGTATGCTGCAATTCTCTCGGTTTCTGCCCTCCCATGGATACTGTCGTGCACCTATAGGACGAAGCTGCGAGCTAAGTACGGTCTCCTTGAGTCTCCTGCTCCCGACTGGCTTGTTCACTGCCTTTTTGAGCCGTGTGCTATCTGCCAAGAATACAGGGAACTACGCAACAGAGGCTTCGATCCTAGCATTG CGTTGATTTGGTGGGATGATGGGTGCAAGATGGTATGCCAATATGATGATGCAAACGCAACAGCAACAAACGGCCATGGCTCCCCCTGTGAATCAAACCATGAGAGCTTGAGCCTCTGCAATACCAGTCACCGGAGGGCCTAG